The following proteins are encoded in a genomic region of Candidatus Rokuibacteriota bacterium:
- a CDS encoding cytochrome P450, with product MASSEVVFNPLLPEFHADPYPFYRRLREEDPVHQSPLGIWILTRYDDTVMVLRDPRFGREGMAELMEARLGAGSVRPANTRDMLFRDPPDHTRLRALVSRAFTPRVVEAMRPHIQEIVDGLLDRVEGARGMDVIEDLAYPLPVTVICEMLGVPTADQDVFKQWSADIARSLDASILPAGSDVITRGQEAGDALREYFRSLIAVRRKSPQPDLLSALIAAEEQGDKLSEPELVATCVLLLIAGHETTVNLIGNGVLALLRHPAELRALANDPALIPTAVVELLRYDGPVQRTGRRTMADVEIGGRQIPKGSIVAAVIGAANRDPAHFPDPDRLDVARRENRHIAFGFGIHFCLGAPLARIEGQVAIGTLLRRMPALKLVSDTPEWRESSVLRGLKTLPVTF from the coding sequence GTGGCGTCCAGCGAGGTCGTGTTTAACCCGCTCCTGCCGGAGTTCCACGCGGATCCATACCCGTTCTACCGCCGGCTGAGAGAGGAAGACCCCGTCCATCAGAGCCCGCTCGGCATCTGGATCCTGACGCGCTACGACGACACGGTCATGGTGCTGCGCGACCCGCGCTTCGGCCGCGAGGGCATGGCCGAGCTCATGGAGGCCCGGCTCGGCGCAGGATCCGTTCGCCCCGCGAACACCCGCGACATGCTCTTCCGGGACCCGCCCGACCACACCCGCCTGCGCGCGCTCGTCAGCCGGGCGTTCACGCCGCGGGTCGTGGAGGCGATGCGCCCACATATCCAGGAGATCGTCGACGGGCTGCTGGACAGGGTCGAGGGCGCCCGCGGCATGGACGTGATCGAGGACCTCGCCTACCCGCTCCCGGTGACGGTCATCTGCGAGATGCTCGGCGTGCCCACGGCCGACCAGGATGTCTTCAAGCAGTGGTCTGCGGACATCGCGCGAAGCCTCGATGCGTCGATCCTCCCGGCCGGGTCGGACGTCATCACGCGCGGCCAGGAGGCCGGCGACGCGCTGAGAGAGTATTTCCGCTCGCTCATTGCGGTGCGCCGAAAGAGTCCCCAGCCGGACCTGCTCTCGGCCTTGATCGCCGCCGAGGAACAGGGCGACAAGCTCAGCGAACCGGAGCTCGTCGCCACCTGCGTGCTGCTGCTCATCGCGGGCCACGAAACCACGGTCAACCTGATCGGCAACGGCGTCCTCGCGCTGCTCCGGCATCCCGCGGAGCTGCGGGCGCTCGCGAACGACCCGGCGCTGATCCCAACGGCCGTCGTGGAGCTGCTGCGCTACGACGGGCCCGTGCAGCGGACGGGGCGCAGGACCATGGCGGATGTCGAGATCGGCGGCAGGCAGATCCCCAAGGGCTCGATCGTCGCGGCCGTCATCGGCGCGGCCAACCGGGACCCGGCGCACTTCCCCGACCCCGACCGCCTCGACGTCGCCCGGCGGGAAAACCGGCACATCGCTTTCGGCTTCGGCATCCACTTCTGCCTCGGCGCCCCGCTGGCCCGTATCGAGGGCCAGGTCGCCATCGGCACCCTGCTGCGCCGCATGCCGGCGCTCAAGCTCGTCTCGGACACTCCGGAGTGGCGGGAGTCCTCCGTGCTCCGCGGGCTCAAGACGCTCCCGGTCACGTTCTGA
- a CDS encoding ABC transporter permease, giving the protein MTASHLRKIASVLGLLVAWQLLVQTGRLSELFLPAPLSVLATMWDLTRSGQLPWAVLVSLNRVVQGFVYGAAVGVFLGLLAGAIGWIEDLLDPWVAAVYPIPKSALFPLFLLWFGLGDPSKIATIAIGVLFLVLVNTMAGVKSINPVLLKAAHDLGAGRLQIFTKVILPGALPNIFTGLRLGAGMALILVFITEIEATKAGLGFLLWEAFQLLDTKQVFAGVVTFGLLGVASTWLLQWLERVGCPWIQRSN; this is encoded by the coding sequence ATGACCGCGTCACACCTCCGGAAAATCGCCTCGGTCCTGGGGCTTCTCGTCGCGTGGCAGCTCCTCGTCCAGACGGGAAGGCTCAGCGAGCTCTTCCTGCCCGCGCCGCTCTCAGTCCTCGCCACCATGTGGGATCTGACGCGATCGGGCCAGCTGCCCTGGGCCGTGCTCGTGAGTCTCAACCGCGTGGTGCAGGGCTTCGTCTACGGCGCCGCCGTGGGCGTCTTCCTGGGCCTCTTGGCCGGAGCGATCGGCTGGATCGAGGATCTGCTCGACCCGTGGGTCGCGGCCGTCTACCCCATTCCCAAGTCGGCGCTCTTCCCGCTCTTCCTGCTCTGGTTCGGCCTGGGTGACCCGTCCAAGATCGCGACGATCGCGATCGGCGTGCTCTTCCTCGTGCTGGTCAACACCATGGCGGGGGTGAAGTCCATCAACCCCGTCCTGCTCAAAGCCGCCCACGACCTCGGCGCGGGCCGGCTGCAGATCTTCACCAAGGTCATCCTGCCCGGCGCGCTGCCCAACATCTTCACCGGGCTCCGGCTCGGCGCGGGCATGGCGCTCATCCTCGTCTTCATCACCGAGATCGAGGCGACCAAGGCGGGGCTCGGCTTCCTCCTCTGGGAAGCCTTCCAGCTCCTCGACACCAAGCAGGTGTTCGCGGGCGTGGTCACTTTCGGCCTGCTCGGCGTCGCCTCAACCTGGCTGCTCCAGTGGCTGGAGCGCGTGGGCTGTCCCTGGATCCAACGCTCGAACTGA
- a CDS encoding AMP-binding protein translates to MTESFAALLDAAARRRPDAPALVWDGGALTWRELDLRAGGLARRLSRQGVRAGDTVALLLPNGWGFVAALWGALKLGATVAPLNPLLAAGERDRILAHLGPALIVDEVGEEEVREEEAVTDSADGKAPALILYTSGSAGRPKGAVLSHAALSKANASWAGPVMRLTPQDVVLAALPLAHSFGLNGALLAPLLAGATVAIQERFSPEETLRAIARHGVTVLPAVATMFQRMLEVPGVSEAACSSLRLAVSGAAPCPWELSQAWRRRTGVRIVRGYGMTELFRPISYLADDATDLPDAIGRPVPGVEARVVDPEGQTLAPGEAGELWIRTPAAMDGYFRAEEETRAVIQDGWFKTGDLATISPEGFVSVVGRKKDLILRGGYSVVPGEVEAALLDHPAVAEAAVIGTPHPELGEEVAAFVTLRPGARADADELVAFCRERLAAFKYPRSVTLVGELPKSATGKVLKWRLGVTKPG, encoded by the coding sequence GTGACGGAGAGCTTCGCCGCGCTGCTCGACGCCGCCGCGCGCCGGCGGCCCGACGCCCCCGCCCTCGTCTGGGACGGCGGCGCGCTCACGTGGCGCGAGCTCGACCTGCGGGCGGGCGGACTGGCGCGGCGGCTCTCGCGCCAGGGAGTCCGCGCCGGCGACACGGTCGCGCTCCTGCTGCCGAACGGCTGGGGCTTCGTCGCAGCTCTGTGGGGCGCGCTCAAGCTGGGCGCGACGGTGGCGCCGCTCAACCCGCTCCTCGCGGCCGGCGAGCGCGACAGGATCCTGGCCCACCTTGGGCCCGCCCTGATCGTGGACGAGGTGGGCGAGGAGGAGGTGCGGGAGGAGGAGGCTGTGACGGACAGCGCGGACGGCAAGGCGCCCGCCCTCATCCTCTACACCTCGGGCAGCGCGGGCCGGCCCAAGGGCGCCGTCCTCTCCCACGCCGCGCTGAGCAAAGCCAACGCATCATGGGCCGGGCCCGTGATGCGCCTCACGCCGCAGGACGTCGTGCTGGCCGCGCTGCCGCTCGCACATTCCTTCGGGCTCAACGGGGCGCTCCTGGCGCCGCTGCTCGCGGGCGCCACCGTGGCGATCCAGGAGCGCTTCTCTCCCGAGGAGACGCTGCGCGCCATCGCGCGCCACGGAGTCACGGTCCTCCCCGCCGTCGCGACCATGTTCCAGCGGATGCTCGAGGTCCCCGGTGTCTCGGAGGCGGCATGCTCGAGCCTGCGCCTGGCGGTGTCGGGGGCGGCGCCTTGCCCGTGGGAGCTCAGCCAGGCGTGGCGGCGGCGCACCGGCGTGAGGATCGTGCGCGGCTACGGAATGACCGAGCTCTTCCGCCCGATCTCGTACCTCGCCGACGACGCGACCGACCTGCCCGACGCCATCGGCCGACCGGTGCCCGGCGTCGAGGCGCGCGTGGTCGACCCCGAAGGACAAACGCTCGCGCCAGGCGAGGCCGGCGAGCTCTGGATCCGCACGCCCGCCGCGATGGACGGCTATTTTCGCGCCGAGGAGGAAACCCGTGCGGTCATCCAGGACGGGTGGTTCAAGACCGGCGACCTGGCGACAATCTCGCCCGAAGGGTTTGTGAGCGTCGTGGGACGAAAGAAGGACCTGATCCTTCGCGGCGGCTACTCCGTGGTGCCCGGCGAGGTCGAGGCCGCGCTGCTGGATCACCCCGCGGTGGCGGAGGCCGCCGTGATCGGGACACCGCACCCCGAGCTGGGGGAGGAAGTGGCGGCCTTCGTCACGCTGCGGCCCGGCGCCCGCGCCGACGCGGACGAGCTGGTGGCCTTCTGCCGCGAGCGGTTGGCCGCCTTCAAGTACCCGCGCAGCGTGACCCTCGTGGGCGAGCTGCCCAAAAGCGCGACGGGCAAGGTTCTCAAGTGGCGCCTCGGCGTCACCAAACCGGGCTGA
- a CDS encoding mandelate racemase/muconate lactonizing enzyme family protein, with the protein MPALPITDLTTAHLSLSTSRLGFQKPLGTATKALPSLDYVTVRLKAGDLEGLGYAFTPGHGARAIRACIEELKSAVVGAEALAPRDLWEAMARRLSFVGPEGVGAFAMAAVDIACWDLAAQAHKVPLYRLLGHEGRPLPVYGTVGLLSLSLDELCQQTSKILEKGVHGVKVMIGHPDPRQDLERVRAVASLVGATRRLMIDANCAFRTVSEALDRMAVLRELPVFWIEEPLQPYQIEDLGQFRRRAPFKTAAGESLYLPQGIGRLVEHGVVDIAQPDILRMGGITPMLRAFGLIEAKNLPVAPHHFPELMTPLLGASPNALYIEYLPYFVDGIFEQAPVIDRGMIRPLDVPGHGIRFHPDVLKTAQ; encoded by the coding sequence ATGCCAGCCCTGCCCATCACCGATCTGACCACCGCCCACCTGTCCCTCTCCACCAGCCGCCTCGGTTTCCAGAAGCCGCTGGGCACCGCCACCAAGGCGCTGCCGTCACTCGACTACGTCACCGTCAGGCTCAAGGCGGGAGATCTCGAAGGACTCGGCTACGCTTTCACGCCCGGCCACGGCGCCCGCGCCATCCGCGCGTGCATCGAGGAGCTCAAGTCCGCCGTCGTCGGCGCCGAGGCTCTCGCTCCGCGCGATCTCTGGGAGGCCATGGCGCGCCGGCTCAGCTTCGTGGGACCCGAGGGCGTGGGCGCCTTCGCCATGGCCGCGGTGGACATCGCCTGCTGGGACCTGGCGGCGCAGGCGCACAAGGTGCCGCTCTACCGCCTGCTCGGCCACGAAGGCAGGCCGCTGCCCGTCTACGGCACGGTGGGGCTCCTCTCCCTCTCGCTGGACGAGCTCTGCCAGCAAACCTCCAAGATTCTCGAGAAGGGCGTCCACGGCGTGAAGGTCATGATCGGGCACCCGGACCCGCGCCAGGATCTCGAGCGGGTCCGCGCCGTGGCGTCACTGGTGGGGGCGACGCGGCGGCTGATGATCGACGCCAACTGCGCCTTCCGTACGGTGTCCGAGGCCCTCGACCGCATGGCCGTGCTGCGGGAGCTGCCCGTCTTCTGGATCGAGGAGCCGCTCCAGCCCTACCAGATCGAGGACCTCGGCCAGTTCCGGCGCCGCGCGCCCTTCAAGACCGCCGCGGGCGAGAGCCTCTATCTGCCGCAGGGCATCGGCCGGCTCGTGGAGCACGGCGTCGTCGACATCGCCCAGCCCGATATCCTGCGCATGGGCGGCATCACGCCCATGCTCCGCGCCTTCGGGCTCATCGAGGCGAAGAACCTGCCGGTGGCGCCGCACCACTTCCCGGAATTGATGACGCCGCTCCTGGGCGCCTCGCCCAACGCGCTCTACATCGAGTACCTGCCGTACTTCGTGGACGGGATCTTCGAGCAGGCGCCCGTGATCGACCGCGGCATGATCCGGCCGCTCGACGTGCCGGGCCACGGCATCCGGTTCCATCCCGACGTGCTGAAGACCGCGCAGTAG
- a CDS encoding ABC transporter substrate-binding protein, with protein sequence MDNPLVSSVSRRDLLKLGGIAAAAGAAGSGLHLFDPGSADAQTPKRGGTFRVRFTLAPPHFDPQQTVAFTTMVPLSFTHSRLVRVKAGPSVKPGTQPLEPDLAESWTQPNDTTYIFKLRRGVRWHPKPPVNGREVTAEDVKYTFERFMGPTNPNRGMLEQVDKVEALDKYTVKFTLKEPFAWLLEALASTSTWIIAKEVVEQHGDLKKPETCIGTGPWMLERYEPNLRFTFVRNPNYFIPGLPYADGVDMAIETDPASAFAAWLAGRYDFAPEYGMVVRRSDLEAAKQRKPGLQMQDYIVVFGGITWTHLDQEPFKDVRVRRALAMATNWREVLETNAWSQGRGAPNPAIPAALKDWSIPIDQLPAEGRRLYEFDPAAAKRLLAEVGYASGFKTTLETTAGYGPDYMDAVEVTVAGWKKAGIEAEIKLKEYGAFISSTIFGKFDKMGCGLFGAWTDPDSYLYRTFIPGQALNASGVNDPKLTEMIRLQRRTFNVARRREIIYDIQRYVSQQVLGLYGPSVSAMAAWEPYVKNFGPNIGHDYGGRLMAAWLDR encoded by the coding sequence ATGGACAATCCTCTTGTTTCCTCCGTCAGCCGTCGGGACCTGCTCAAGCTCGGAGGCATCGCGGCCGCGGCAGGCGCCGCGGGCTCCGGCCTGCATCTGTTCGATCCGGGCAGCGCCGATGCCCAGACGCCCAAGCGCGGCGGCACCTTCCGCGTCCGCTTCACCCTTGCCCCGCCCCACTTCGATCCGCAGCAGACGGTGGCGTTCACCACCATGGTGCCGCTGTCCTTCACCCACAGCCGACTCGTCAGGGTGAAGGCCGGCCCGTCGGTGAAGCCCGGGACGCAGCCGCTCGAGCCCGACCTGGCCGAGTCGTGGACCCAGCCCAACGACACCACGTACATTTTCAAGCTCCGCCGCGGCGTGCGGTGGCACCCGAAGCCGCCGGTCAACGGGCGCGAGGTGACGGCCGAAGACGTCAAGTACACCTTCGAGCGCTTCATGGGCCCGACCAATCCCAACCGCGGGATGCTCGAACAGGTGGACAAGGTCGAGGCGCTCGACAAGTACACGGTCAAATTCACGCTCAAGGAGCCGTTCGCCTGGCTGCTCGAGGCGCTGGCCTCGACCTCGACCTGGATCATCGCCAAGGAGGTCGTCGAGCAGCACGGGGATCTCAAGAAACCCGAGACCTGCATCGGCACCGGACCCTGGATGCTCGAGCGCTACGAGCCGAACCTGCGCTTTACCTTCGTGCGCAACCCCAACTACTTCATCCCCGGACTGCCCTACGCCGACGGCGTGGACATGGCGATCGAGACCGACCCGGCCTCGGCGTTCGCCGCGTGGCTGGCCGGCCGGTACGACTTCGCGCCCGAGTACGGGATGGTCGTGCGCCGGAGCGACCTCGAGGCGGCCAAGCAGCGCAAGCCGGGGCTCCAGATGCAGGACTACATCGTGGTCTTCGGCGGCATCACCTGGACGCACCTCGACCAGGAGCCGTTCAAGGACGTGCGGGTGCGTCGGGCCCTCGCCATGGCCACGAACTGGAGGGAGGTGCTCGAGACCAACGCCTGGTCCCAGGGGCGAGGGGCGCCCAACCCGGCCATTCCCGCCGCCCTCAAGGACTGGTCCATCCCCATCGATCAGCTCCCGGCCGAGGGCCGCAGGCTCTACGAGTTCGACCCGGCCGCGGCCAAGCGCCTCCTCGCCGAGGTCGGCTACGCGAGCGGGTTCAAGACCACCCTCGAGACGACGGCCGGCTACGGGCCCGACTACATGGACGCGGTGGAGGTCACCGTGGCGGGCTGGAAGAAAGCCGGAATCGAGGCCGAGATCAAGCTCAAGGAGTACGGCGCCTTCATCTCGAGCACCATCTTCGGCAAGTTCGACAAGATGGGCTGCGGGCTCTTCGGCGCCTGGACCGACCCCGACAGCTACCTCTACCGCACCTTCATCCCGGGGCAAGCGCTCAACGCCTCCGGCGTGAACGATCCCAAGCTCACCGAGATGATCCGGCTCCAGCGCCGCACCTTCAACGTCGCCAGGCGCCGGGAGATCATCTACGACATCCAACGCTACGTCTCCCAGCAGGTCTTGGGCCTCTATGGCCCGTCCGTCAGCGCGATGGCGGCCTGGGAGCCGTACGTCAAGAACTTCGGCCCGAACATCGGCCACGACTACGGCGGGCGCCTGATGGCGGCCTGGCTCGATCGTTGA
- a CDS encoding SDR family oxidoreductase, translated as MGMLEGKTAVVTGAGRGIGRGIALALAKAGAKVVVNDLGTGLDGEGVATGPAATVVDEIVKAGGTAVPNYGSVADFKQATEMVEQAVKAWGRIDILVNVAGILRDRMIFNMSKEEWDAVLAVHLDGTFFCTRAASIAMREQKAGRIISMSSVSALGSPGQPNYGAAKAGIIGLTWSTANAMAKYNVTANAIMPSGATRMIDSTPRGKKIFDETGKWPSEQAIGTERDPDNVAPLVVFLASDAAAHVNGQVFHSFGYGYTLLAQPQAIRRIDADRRLDPEELVKLLPETFGPGLHEPPGTLFGKSLTERSKDEWKEVGRGVRFWQWPREER; from the coding sequence ATGGGAATGCTCGAGGGAAAGACCGCGGTGGTAACGGGAGCCGGACGGGGCATCGGCCGGGGCATCGCGCTCGCGCTGGCGAAGGCGGGCGCGAAGGTCGTCGTCAACGACCTCGGCACGGGGCTCGACGGCGAAGGCGTGGCGACGGGTCCGGCCGCCACGGTGGTGGACGAGATCGTGAAGGCGGGCGGCACCGCCGTCCCCAACTACGGGTCGGTCGCCGACTTCAAGCAGGCGACGGAGATGGTCGAGCAGGCGGTCAAGGCGTGGGGCCGGATCGACATCCTCGTGAACGTGGCCGGCATCCTGCGCGACCGCATGATCTTCAACATGAGCAAGGAAGAGTGGGACGCCGTCTTGGCAGTCCATCTCGACGGCACCTTCTTCTGCACCCGCGCCGCCTCCATCGCGATGCGCGAGCAGAAGGCCGGCCGCATCATCAGCATGTCGTCGGTTTCGGCGCTCGGCTCGCCCGGCCAGCCCAACTACGGCGCCGCGAAGGCGGGCATCATCGGCCTGACCTGGTCGACGGCGAACGCGATGGCGAAGTACAACGTGACGGCCAACGCGATCATGCCGAGCGGCGCGACCCGCATGATCGACTCGACTCCCAGAGGCAAGAAGATCTTCGACGAGACGGGCAAGTGGCCGAGCGAGCAGGCCATCGGCACCGAGCGCGACCCGGACAACGTGGCGCCGCTCGTCGTCTTCCTGGCGAGCGATGCCGCGGCCCACGTCAACGGGCAGGTCTTCCATTCCTTCGGCTACGGCTACACACTCCTGGCCCAGCCGCAGGCGATCCGCCGCATCGACGCCGACCGCCGGCTCGACCCCGAGGAGCTGGTGAAGCTCCTGCCCGAGACGTTCGGCCCGGGCCTCCACGAACCGCCGGGGACGCTCTTCGGCAAGAGCCTGACCGAGCGCTCCAAGGACGAGTGGAAAGAGGTCGGGCGCGGCGTCCGCTTCTGGCAGTGGCCCCGGGAAGAGCGGTGA
- a CDS encoding UbiD family decarboxylase yields the protein MAQDLPAYLDLIKRSKPEEIVVISKEIDPAYELTALVVKLEREARRRPVLICERMKGTKFPVLTNLHASRSRLALAMGAAPDQMLATYLRAMDKPIPPTIVKGGPCKDVVLTGDKINLYDLPQILHHEGDAGAYLTAAISFAKDPTREIWNCAYNRLMIKGRDTTSIHLTAGKHLWEFQRIAESRGEPLPVAFAIGVHPAIALGALAIGSIDEDERAIMGALLREPLELVKCETSDVLVPAHAEMIIEADILPGARTPEGPFGEFTGYSLGERPREVVKVKAITHRAGAFFQDISVAHLDHMLLSTIPMEANLYRAVRAMVPSVKAVRVPGPFTCYVSIEQRLPGQAKNAILSVLGADLYMKRVVMVDQDVDIFDDRQVTWAIATRCQPDRDIAIITHARGSDLDPSTKEDGYSAKWGVDATAKPSLAAYTPRHRVPPEAWKRITLKDFGLQ from the coding sequence ATGGCTCAAGACCTTCCCGCGTATCTCGACCTGATCAAGCGCAGCAAGCCCGAGGAAATCGTCGTGATCTCGAAGGAGATCGACCCCGCGTACGAGCTGACCGCGCTCGTGGTCAAGCTCGAGCGCGAGGCGCGCCGCCGCCCGGTGCTGATCTGCGAACGCATGAAGGGCACGAAGTTCCCGGTGCTGACCAACCTCCACGCGAGCCGCTCCCGCCTGGCGCTCGCCATGGGCGCGGCTCCCGACCAGATGCTCGCGACGTACCTGCGCGCCATGGACAAGCCCATCCCGCCGACGATCGTGAAAGGCGGGCCGTGCAAGGACGTGGTGCTCACGGGTGACAAAATCAACCTCTACGATCTGCCACAGATCCTCCACCACGAGGGGGACGCGGGCGCATACCTGACGGCCGCGATCTCCTTTGCCAAGGACCCCACGCGCGAGATCTGGAACTGCGCCTACAACCGGCTGATGATCAAGGGGCGCGACACGACGTCCATCCACCTGACGGCGGGCAAGCACCTCTGGGAGTTCCAGAGGATCGCCGAGTCCCGCGGCGAGCCCCTGCCCGTGGCCTTCGCCATCGGCGTGCATCCCGCGATCGCGCTCGGCGCGCTGGCGATCGGCTCGATCGACGAGGACGAGCGCGCCATCATGGGCGCGCTGCTGCGGGAGCCGCTCGAGCTCGTCAAGTGCGAGACCTCCGACGTGCTGGTGCCGGCGCACGCGGAAATGATCATCGAAGCGGACATCCTTCCGGGCGCGCGCACGCCCGAGGGCCCCTTCGGCGAGTTCACCGGCTACAGCCTGGGCGAGCGCCCACGCGAGGTGGTCAAGGTCAAGGCCATCACCCACCGCGCGGGCGCCTTCTTCCAGGACATCTCGGTCGCCCACCTCGACCACATGCTGCTCTCGACGATCCCGATGGAGGCCAACCTCTACCGCGCCGTGCGCGCCATGGTGCCCTCGGTCAAGGCCGTCCGCGTCCCGGGCCCGTTCACCTGCTACGTCTCGATCGAGCAGCGGCTGCCGGGCCAGGCCAAGAACGCCATCCTTTCGGTCCTGGGCGCCGACCTCTACATGAAGCGCGTGGTCATGGTCGACCAGGACGTGGACATCTTCGACGACCGGCAGGTCACGTGGGCGATCGCGACGCGCTGCCAGCCCGACCGGGACATCGCCATCATCACCCACGCGCGCGGCTCAGACCTCGATCCCTCGACCAAGGAAGACGGCTACTCCGCCAAGTGGGGCGTGGACGCGACGGCCAAGCCGTCGCTCGCCGCTTACACGCCGCGCCACCGCGTGCCGCCCGAGGCCTGGAAGCGGATCACCTTGAAGGACTTCGGGCTTCAGTGA
- a CDS encoding GspH/FimT family pseudopilin → MRQSTERPHRIRSAGFSLSELLVCLSVLGAMATVALPTAWTYLPAAAVTGSAREIRAILSQARMVAITTRQNICVQTVGGGFQLLQGTCAGAPWVGPDTNASGVIALSNNVSFSGPAPVFTAFGTASTSGVVTVYHGSGNSLTVTVQPSGQVTIP, encoded by the coding sequence ATGCGCCAATCTACGGAACGCCCGCACCGGATCCGCAGCGCCGGCTTCTCGCTCTCGGAGCTTCTCGTGTGCCTCTCGGTCCTCGGGGCCATGGCGACCGTGGCCCTGCCCACCGCTTGGACCTACCTTCCCGCCGCGGCGGTCACCGGGAGCGCCCGGGAGATCCGCGCGATCCTGAGCCAGGCGCGAATGGTCGCCATCACCACACGCCAGAACATCTGCGTCCAGACCGTCGGCGGCGGCTTCCAGCTCCTCCAGGGCACCTGCGCCGGCGCGCCCTGGGTCGGGCCCGACACGAACGCCTCGGGCGTGATCGCACTCTCCAACAATGTCAGCTTCAGCGGGCCGGCCCCCGTGTTCACGGCGTTCGGCACCGCCAGCACCTCGGGCGTCGTCACCGTCTACCACGGCAGCGGCAACTCGCTCACCGTGACGGTGCAGCCCTCCGGCCAGGTGACCATTCCGTGA
- a CDS encoding SDR family NAD(P)-dependent oxidoreductase → MKLKDRIALITGAGSGIGRAIATLFAEEGARVIANDVNEKAARETVEKLGAAGSGARAIQADVADSAQVKAMFAEVEREFGSLDVLVNNAGIGSAGTSSADRDTLRDRSDARIMELLSGQGIQTHCDITQTMTDETWHRMIAVHLNGTFFCTREALRLMSRRDQGVIINLSSVAGLMGLENVPHYSAAKAGILGFTRAVAREVGSRKIRVNAICPGFIDTPMTQPMSDLMRKAVIGRTPLGRYAEPGEVAQTALFLASDDSSFFTGQWLSPNGGLFIG, encoded by the coding sequence GTGAAACTTAAAGACCGGATCGCCCTCATCACGGGCGCAGGCTCGGGGATCGGCCGCGCGATCGCAACGCTGTTCGCTGAGGAAGGCGCGCGGGTCATCGCGAACGATGTGAACGAGAAGGCCGCCCGGGAGACCGTGGAGAAGCTGGGCGCGGCGGGATCGGGCGCCCGCGCGATCCAGGCCGACGTGGCCGACAGCGCGCAGGTCAAGGCGATGTTCGCCGAGGTCGAGCGCGAGTTCGGGTCGCTCGACGTGCTCGTCAACAACGCGGGCATCGGCAGCGCCGGGACATCCTCGGCGGATCGCGACACGCTCCGTGATCGATCCGACGCCCGGATCATGGAGCTCCTGAGCGGCCAGGGCATTCAGACCCACTGCGACATCACGCAGACGATGACGGACGAGACCTGGCACCGGATGATCGCGGTGCATCTCAACGGCACCTTCTTCTGCACGCGGGAGGCGCTCCGCCTGATGAGCCGCCGCGACCAGGGTGTCATCATCAACCTGTCGAGCGTCGCCGGGCTCATGGGCCTCGAGAACGTGCCGCACTACAGCGCGGCCAAGGCGGGCATCCTCGGCTTCACGCGGGCGGTCGCCCGGGAGGTCGGCTCGCGGAAGATCCGGGTGAACGCGATCTGTCCCGGGTTCATCGATACGCCCATGACGCAGCCCATGTCCGACCTGATGCGCAAGGCCGTCATCGGGCGGACGCCGCTCGGCCGCTACGCGGAGCCTGGCGAGGTCGCGCAGACGGCGCTCTTCCTCGCCTCCGACGACAGCTCCTTCTTCACGGGCCAGTGGCTCTCCCCGAATGGCGGCCTCTTCATTGGATAA
- a CDS encoding low molecular weight protein arginine phosphatase produces MRTVLLVCHANTCRSVMAHVLLEKMLAEREARGRVLVRSGGIANHARDGMIPSLDARIVLREDGIHLAEDAMTSTDLRRHRDVIAEADLILTMTAQQKEMLETYEEARGRPVFTLKEFAGEEGDIGDPFDQGEERYRACRDEIKRCLAKGVDRLLVTLSAP; encoded by the coding sequence GTGAGGACCGTCCTCCTCGTCTGCCACGCCAACACCTGCCGCAGCGTGATGGCCCACGTGCTCCTCGAGAAAATGCTCGCCGAGCGCGAGGCCCGCGGGCGCGTGCTGGTGCGCTCGGGAGGGATCGCCAACCACGCCCGAGACGGGATGATCCCCTCGCTCGACGCGCGGATCGTCCTCCGCGAAGACGGGATCCATCTCGCCGAGGACGCGATGACGTCGACGGACCTCCGGCGGCACCGCGACGTGATCGCCGAGGCGGACCTGATCCTGACCATGACCGCGCAGCAGAAGGAGATGCTTGAAACGTACGAGGAAGCGCGGGGGCGGCCGGTCTTCACCTTGAAGGAGTTCGCCGGCGAGGAGGGCGACATCGGCGACCCCTTCGACCAGGGGGAAGAGCGCTACCGCGCCTGCCGGGACGAGATCAAGCGCTGCCTCGCGAAGGGCGTCGACCGGTTGCTCGTGACGCTGTCCGCGCCCTAG